From one Bacillota bacterium genomic stretch:
- the ruvB gene encoding Holliday junction branch migration DNA helicase RuvB — protein sequence MRERLVSPQERPEEERYQSSLRPRAFDEYIGQQQVVERLRVAVTAARERGEPLDHVLFYGPPGLGKTTLAHVIAHELGVPLVQSSGPAIERPGDLMGVLTNLEPGSVLFIDEIHRLPRAVEEFLYPAMEDYRVDFVVDKGPFAKSIRLDIPPFTLVGATTRAGLLAAPLRERFGLFYHLDFYPPEELRRIVARSARLLGVELEPEAEEVIARRSRGTPRITNRLLRRVRDYAQVGGVHPVTARVAEEALALEGIDARGLDALDRHYLEVLIRAYEGGPVGVAALAATLNEEADTLTDVVEPYLLKIGFLRRTAQGRRSTRAAEEHLGLSPDAGQPALF from the coding sequence GTGCGTGAGCGTCTCGTCTCGCCCCAGGAGCGGCCCGAGGAGGAGCGGTACCAGTCCTCGCTCCGGCCGCGCGCCTTCGACGAGTACATCGGTCAGCAGCAGGTGGTGGAGCGGCTCCGGGTGGCGGTGACGGCCGCCCGCGAGCGGGGCGAGCCGCTGGACCACGTCCTCTTCTACGGTCCGCCGGGCCTGGGGAAGACCACCCTGGCCCACGTGATCGCGCACGAGCTGGGCGTTCCGCTGGTCCAGTCCAGCGGTCCGGCCATCGAGCGGCCGGGCGACCTGATGGGCGTCCTGACCAACCTGGAGCCCGGCTCCGTCCTCTTCATCGACGAGATCCACCGGCTGCCGCGGGCGGTGGAGGAGTTCCTCTACCCGGCCATGGAGGATTACCGGGTGGATTTCGTGGTGGACAAGGGCCCCTTCGCCAAGTCGATCCGGCTGGACATCCCGCCCTTCACGCTGGTGGGCGCCACCACCCGCGCCGGTCTCCTGGCGGCGCCGCTGCGGGAACGGTTCGGCCTCTTCTACCACCTGGACTTCTACCCGCCGGAGGAGCTCCGGCGGATCGTCGCCCGCTCCGCCCGGCTCCTGGGGGTGGAGCTGGAGCCGGAGGCCGAGGAGGTGATCGCCCGCCGCTCCCGCGGCACGCCGCGGATCACCAACCGGCTCCTGCGCAGGGTGCGGGACTACGCCCAGGTGGGCGGCGTCCACCCCGTCACCGCCCGCGTGGCCGAGGAAGCGCTGGCGCTGGAGGGCATCGACGCCCGCGGCCTGGACGCCCTCGACCGCCACTACCTGGAGGTGCTGATCCGCGCCTACGAGGGCGGGCCGGTGGGCGTGGCGGCGCTGGCGGCGACGCTCAACGAGGAGGCGGACACGCTGACCGACGTGGTGGAGCCCTACCTGCTCAAGATCGGCTTCCTGCGGCGGACCGCCCAGGGGCGTCGCTCCACCCGGGCCGCCGAGGAGCACCTGGGCCTCAGCCCGGACGCCGGCCAGCCGGCGCTCTTCTAG
- a CDS encoding universal stress protein, whose product MKILVAFDGSEPAKRAMRFATDLARRLGDSELEVLFVAEDLQVPSYFSDQYLDPATWERLEREMVEHGREMVEEASRIAEEAGVEVSTRVRQGNPAAEIVAEAERCRADLIVMGSRGLNALGEIFLGSVSIRVMRQATCPVTVVR is encoded by the coding sequence ATGAAAATCTTGGTGGCCTTCGACGGCTCGGAACCGGCCAAGCGGGCGATGCGCTTCGCGACCGACCTGGCGCGCCGGCTGGGCGACAGCGAGCTGGAGGTCCTCTTCGTCGCCGAGGATCTGCAGGTGCCTTCCTACTTCAGCGACCAGTACCTGGACCCCGCCACCTGGGAGCGGTTGGAGCGGGAGATGGTGGAGCACGGCCGGGAGATGGTGGAGGAGGCGAGCCGGATCGCGGAGGAGGCGGGGGTGGAGGTGAGCACCCGGGTGCGGCAGGGGAACCCGGCCGCGGAGATCGTGGCCGAGGCGGAGCGCTGCCGGGCCGACCTGATCGTCATGGGCAGCCGCGGCTTGAACGCGCTGGGCGAGATCTTCCTGGGCAGCGTCTCCATCCGCGTGATGCGCCAGGCCACCTGCCCGGTCACGGTCGTCCGCTGA
- a CDS encoding M28 family peptidase: MDAWGYLEGLMRFPHRGSASDQEARAAAWIAERLGALGYEVAVERFPGSADTLHAGTSRLGLALAAAGWLALLPWGRWPALLALLLALAALALLLGEETGHPRWNMARVLPPAPSQNVVARRPGGALRLVVSAHYDTQKGSWLFHPRFRPWLPLWFGLAYLSMAGVLAAILGRLLAPAAAWPVELGRWSPVALVVALVPFLQGWLFARYVPGANDNGSGSALALALAERFARQPPEGCELWFVWTGCEETGERGMRAFLGRHAGDLPPERTRVVNLDNLGGGRFRYLTGEGMVRYVRFDPGLVELAGRLRLEDGFGPVPQRNLILPTDALVAALGGWPAITFIGVDDGRDGIPHYHWYDDDLNGIDRQLLLREEAWLDLYLRRLSGRP, translated from the coding sequence GTGGACGCTTGGGGTTACCTGGAGGGCTTGATGCGCTTCCCCCACCGCGGCTCCGCCAGCGACCAGGAAGCCCGGGCGGCCGCCTGGATCGCCGAGCGCCTCGGCGCGCTCGGCTACGAGGTGGCGGTGGAGCGCTTCCCCGGTTCGGCGGACACGCTCCACGCCGGCACCTCCCGGCTCGGGCTGGCGCTGGCGGCGGCGGGCTGGCTCGCCCTCCTGCCCTGGGGCCGCTGGCCGGCGCTCCTGGCGCTCCTCCTGGCGCTGGCGGCGCTGGCGCTTCTCCTGGGCGAGGAGACGGGCCACCCGCGCTGGAACATGGCGCGCGTCCTCCCTCCCGCCCCCTCCCAGAACGTGGTCGCGCGGCGGCCCGGCGGGGCGCTCCGCCTGGTGGTCAGCGCCCATTACGACACGCAGAAGGGCAGCTGGCTCTTCCACCCGCGCTTCCGGCCCTGGCTGCCGCTCTGGTTCGGCCTGGCCTACCTGAGCATGGCCGGCGTCCTGGCCGCCATCCTGGGGCGGCTCCTGGCGCCGGCAGCGGCCTGGCCGGTGGAGCTGGGTCGCTGGTCGCCGGTGGCGCTGGTCGTGGCGCTGGTCCCCTTCCTCCAGGGGTGGCTCTTCGCCCGCTACGTCCCCGGCGCCAACGACAACGGCTCGGGGAGCGCGCTCGCCCTGGCGCTGGCCGAGCGGTTCGCGCGGCAGCCGCCGGAGGGGTGCGAGCTCTGGTTCGTCTGGACGGGCTGCGAGGAGACCGGGGAGCGGGGCATGCGCGCCTTCCTCGGGCGGCATGCGGGCGACCTGCCGCCCGAGCGGACGCGGGTCGTCAACCTGGACAACCTGGGCGGCGGCCGCTTCCGTTACCTGACCGGCGAGGGGATGGTCCGCTACGTCCGCTTCGACCCGGGCCTGGTGGAGCTCGCCGGCCGGCTCAGGCTGGAGGACGGCTTCGGACCGGTCCCGCAGCGGAACCTGATCCTCCCCACCGACGCGCTGGTGGCGGCGCTGGGCGGCTGGCCGGCCATCACGTTCATCGGCGTCGACGACGGGCGCGACGGCATCCCGCACTATCACTGGTACGACGACGACCTGAACGGCATCGACCGCCAGCTCCTCCTGCGCGAGGAAGCCTGGCTCGACCTCTACCTGCGCCGCCTCAGCGGACGACCGTGA
- a CDS encoding crossover junction endodeoxyribonuclease RuvC encodes MRILGLDPGLRATGYALLEAGPGGRGARLVEGGTLRVPARADLARRLAQLARDAGALVEELRPDTVAVEAVHSRPPFPQSAILLAHARGVLLACAAAAGVRVVEYTAADIKKSVTGRGAAGKEQVARMVERILGLAGPLEPDHVSDAAACALCHLANERVEAWRG; translated from the coding sequence ATGCGGATCCTGGGGCTCGACCCGGGCTTGCGGGCCACCGGCTACGCGCTGCTGGAGGCCGGTCCCGGCGGCCGGGGCGCCCGGCTGGTGGAGGGCGGGACGCTCCGCGTCCCCGCCCGGGCGGACCTGGCCCGGCGGCTGGCCCAGCTCGCCCGCGACGCCGGCGCCCTGGTCGAGGAGCTCCGGCCCGACACGGTGGCCGTGGAGGCGGTCCACTCGCGGCCGCCCTTCCCCCAGTCGGCCATCCTCCTCGCCCACGCCCGCGGCGTCCTCCTGGCCTGCGCGGCGGCCGCCGGCGTCCGCGTGGTGGAGTACACGGCGGCGGACATCAAGAAGAGCGTCACCGGCCGCGGCGCGGCCGGAAAGGAGCAGGTGGCGCGGATGGTGGAACGGATCCTGGGCCTGGCGGGGCCGCTGGAGCCCGATCACGTCTCCGACGCGGCCGCCTGCGCCCTCTGTCACCTGGCCAACGAGCGCGTGGAGGCCTGGCGGGGATGA